In Sulfuricurvum sp., the sequence ATTCCGGTGAATACGGTTTCGTGATGTACTCAACCATTCCCGATTCTACTCCACGCATCCGATCGGCTTTTCCGGTTCGGGATGTGACGGCAATGAGCGGAAGATTTTTATACTTGTTGTATTTTTTGATCTCGGCAGCCAAACTGTATCCGTCCATACGCGGCATCTCGATATCGATTAACATCGCATCAAAGATATGATCACCTTGTTTCAGGATATTCAGAGCTTCGACACCGTCCGTCGCTTCGACAAGAGTAATCCCCATCGGTTCTAACGATTTACGCATAATCGTACGGTCGGTTTTGGAATCATCCACGATCATGACACAATAATCGCTGGCTGAGTTTTTAGCCCCGCCGCGCCCTTTTGCCTCCGAACTCTCTTGTCCGACAGTCGATTTGACCGATTTTGCCATTTGCATCAAAGCTGCGACATCGACAATCAAAGTTACGCCGCCATCCCCGCGAATGGTCGCTCCGGCAATCCCTTCGATCCCTTTCAGATATTCGCCGAGAGATTTGATAACGATCTCTTCTTGGCCTACCAATGAATCGACGATCAGGCCGATTTTACTCTCTGCAAGTCCCAATACAACGACATATGCATGCTCGCTGTTGTCAAAGACCCGCTCCACTTCAAAGATATCCCCGATGTGTACCAAAGAGAGAACTTCATCACGCAAACGCATAACCGAACGACTCTCAACCGTGTAAATCTCATCTTTGCTGATACGTACCGTTTCAAGGACCGATGCGAGAGGGATCGCATAATACTCTTCCTGAACCCCGACCAATAGCGCTTGGATAATCGCAAGGGTAAGTGGGATTTTGAGTTTCATCGACGTCCCTTGACCCACTTCGGAGTCGATGTCGATCATACCGTTAAGTTTTTCAATATTGGTTTTAACCACGTCCATTCCGACGCCGCGTCCAGACACACTCGTAACTTGTGTAGCCGTCGAGAATCCCGGGCGGAAAATAAGACCGAATGCCTCTTTTTCAGACATACCGTCGGCCTCTTTCTCGGTAATAACCCCTTTTTCGATTGACTTGGATTTGAGCATATCCGCATCAAGCCCTTTTCCGTCATCAACAATTTGAATAACGATATGGTTCCCTTCATGATACGCTTTGAGATGGATAGTTCCTGTCTCTTCCTTACCGGAAGCAAGACGAACTTCCGGCGTTTCAATCCCGTGATCGCACGAATTACGGATAATATGGACCAACGGATCCCCGATCTCTTCAACGATTGATTTATCGAGTTCCGTCTCTTCCCCTGTAATCTCAAGTTCGATTTTTTTATTCAGTTCACGGGAAAGGTCACGAATCATCCGAGGGAATTTGTTAAAGACTTTTCCGATCGGCAACATCCGTGTTTTCATAACGGCAATCTGTAAATCCGTCGTAACCAAAGAGACGATCGATACGACCTGGTTCAGCTCTTCGAGGAAGGCTTCCCCCTCGTATCGTTCCTCAACGTCATCATTTATTTTAATAAGGCGGTTTTTACCTAAAACCAATTCTCCGATCAGGTTCATCAAATGATCCAGCCGTTTGACATCGACACGAATCGTCTGCTCTACCGAAGAACCGCCACGGGCTTCCCCATCCTCTTTCGCTTCGGCTCGTCGTGCAACCGGAGCCGGTTTTGTCTCAACTTTTGGCTGAGGTGCCGCAACTGGCGGAGCAACCGGTACCGGTGCTGGAGTCGGTTCAGCCTTCGGTGCTTTTTCTTCCTCTTTTTTCTGTGCCCGTTTTGCCGCATCTTCGGCCTGACGAACGGCAATAAGACGTTCAATCTCCGCTTCGACTTCGGCTTCGCTCATCCCCGAATAATCCGGTTCTTCCTCTTCTGCTGCTACCGGTGTACTTGCCGCAGCGGCATGACTCGCTCGTTTGGCAGCATCTTCGGCTTGACGCTGTGCTAAAAGACGTTCGATTTCCGCTTCTACTTCCGCATCGCTCATTCCGGCATAATCGGGTTCTTCTTCGACCGCAGCTGCTGTCACAACCGGTTCAGGTTTGGATACAGGGGCTGCCGGGGCAGCAGGCGGCGCAACTGTTTCTCCTAAAGCCGTTCCGTTTGCAACGGCATCAAGACGCATAACGCATCCTGAAATCTCTAATCCTGAATCTTCGCCGCTGTCGCGGATACGTACGAGAAGAGCTTTCATCAAATCGATCGATTCGAGGATTACGTCCATGACATCCGCATCAATCACCAAGTCTCCGTGACGTGCCATATTCAACAGATTTTCCATATGGTGGGTCAAATGGGTCAAAACATCGAAATTTAAAAAAGAACTTGCCCCTTTGATCGTATGCGCTACCCGGAAAATACGGTTAAGCAAATCCAAATCATCAGGTCGGGACTCCAACTCGACAAGATCCTGATCCAGTTGTTCAATCAGTTCAAACGACTCAACCAAAAAATCTTGTAATATCTCTTGAAATTCATCCATTGGTTAACCCCTATAGAATATGAGCACGTACGACACGTGCTACTTCATCGTAAAATAAATTCGAATCAAATTTGACCAAATAGGCCTCTCCGCCTGCTTCTTTACCGCGTATCTCACTAAAGTGGTCACTGATAGAAGAGTTAAACACGATAGGAATCATTTTAAATCGCTCATCCGATTTTACATTGGCGGCAAAATGGAATCCGTCCATTAACGGCATCTCAATATCCGAAGCGATAAGGCGCAGTTTGGAAGAGAGGTTCGTACCGTACGCCCGGTACAAATCTTCCAAAATTTTAAGTCCCTGCTGACCGTCCGTCGCTTCGATAACATCAAAGCCCATTTGTTCCAACGCCTCTTTGATTATCCGTCGTGCCGTAGAACTGTCATCAAGCAATAAAACGTGGCCGCTGAAACGATATTTTCCGTCTTCGAGTTTGCCGCTGGAGGGTTGATAGAGTCCGAGTTCTTGAACAACACCTTCCAGGTCTAAAATCAATAAAACACCATCATCTTCGATTCGGGTAACTCCCGTAATTTTAGAACCGTCCAATCCCCCCGAAGAAGACATAAAAGAAGCCGGTTCAATGTCTTTCCAGTTAATGCGGCGAATTCGTTTGGCTTCATGAACGACGAAACCGATGAGAATGTTATTGAATTCGGTAATAATCACCCGAGATTCTCTGGCCATCTCCTCAGGTGCATCCACCCCCATCCATTTAGCCAAATTGACTACCGGGATAACCACACCGCGCAAATCAAAAATTCCCTCGATAAAATCGGGAGTTCCCGGAAGTTCCGTCAATTTCGGGAACCGAATTATTTCGCGTACCTTGGCGACATTCACCCCGTATATCCCCTCATATATTTCATCGCCTTCGCGTTTGAATATACGAAAATCGACCAACTCCATCTCGTTTGTGCCGACTTTTAAAACATCACCTTGTCCCTTCATAGGGGCTCCTTACGAAAAACTGCTTCGTGTAATAACGGCTGATTTTGGATTGATTGTACACTAAAGTATCTTTCATTGCAAGCAAAAGCAGCGAGGTTGATGTACTGAATACCATGGATTTCGAACGTCTGATTTTGGTGAAAATGCCCTTCAATCAAAACATCTATCGATTCAAGGTGAAATGACGACAGTCGTCTCTCAATCAGCTCTTTAAAATTCTCAATGCTCCGGCAATGGCTTTTTCGCTTCATCTGCTTTTCCAACCATGATACGATGAATCCGTTACCCATAGTATCAATCGCTCGGAGGACCGCTAAGACTAAAGGGCTTCGAATCAGTGCGGTATAGAGCTCATATCCCCATCCCATGGCACTATCCCCATGTGAGAGGGCAATATTTTTCCCATCATACGTCATTACCAGAGGTTGATGTTCACGGCGGACGACTTCCACATGAGGCAACAAATCCGTCATTAAAAAATCGTGATTCCCTTCCAAATAGAAGATTTCGATTCGTCTGCTCAAACGATTGAGAATCTCTAGACCTTCCGTGTTGTATCCATACGTTCGCGGTATGGGGCCGTAAAGCATATCAAATACATCGCCCATTAAAATCAGTTGCGGTGTTGTGATCTCACCCGAATCAAGCGCATGAAGAAAATCGATAAGAGAGGTACGCCAAGGGGCGCAGTGGGCATCGGCGATTAAAATCGCGCCCGGCAGGAGAGTTTTAGGGGACATATGCGATTTTAGGAATGCCGAGTGTTTCATCCAATCCCATCATTATATTTGCATTGGCAAGAGCTTGTGAACTGGCTCCGCGCATTAAATTATCAATCGCGCACATCGCAACGAGTGCATTGCCGTGACGTGCCGCATATACGTCCGCAAAATTAGTTCCCGACGTCATTTTGGTGTGCGGAGGAGCATTGCGGACACGCACAAACGGTTTATCGGCATAATACATTTCCATCATCACCAGCGGATCGCATTCGGTTTTCAAGGTTGCATACACACACGCAAGCATCCCGCGTGTCATTGGCACAAGGGAAGGAACAAACGTGACACGGATAGCATTGCCGCACAGATCGCTCGCATGCTGTTCAATCTCAACCGCATGACGGTGCTTGAGAATGTTATAGCAGTTGATATTGTCATTGACGCTCACGTAATGCGTCCCTGCCGAAGGAGATTTGCCCGCACCGGATACCCCTGTTTTCGAATCGATAAAAATAGGGGTGCCAAGATCAATCTGATCCAAAAACGGTGCCAGTGCCATCAAAGCCGCCGTCACGTGACAACCGGGATTGGCGATGAGCTGTGCCCCTTCTGCACGATTTCCGTGAAGTTCGGGAATCGAGTAGACCGCATGCGAAAGGTTCTCAATGTCTTCGTGCTCGCAATAGAAAGCTTCGTAATTTTCCTGTGAGAGTCGGTAATCTGCGGAAAGATCAACGACTTTGACACCGCGTTCCAATAGCCCTTTGGCCGTCTGCATTGCTGTTTTGTGCGGAAGTGCCAAAAAAATCAGCTCGCACGATGCCGCAGCACGATCCAAATCGACCTTATCCACCGACAAATCGCACACACCGGCTAATGAGGGGTGCAATGCGGCAATGGTGGTTTCACCCTCCGTATTGGCGCAGTACGTCAACGTAAAAATCGGATGGCTGACAAGCATTTTAACGAGTTCTAAACCCGTATAGCCGCTGACTCCGATGATTCCGACATTAATGGCTTTCAAATACGATCTCCTGATATTTGACCTCTAATACTTCGAATGACTTTTCGCCGCCCGGAAGGCGGGCTTTAAAATCATCCCCCTCTTCTCGGCCTAAAAGCTGTTTCGCAAGCGGTGAATTAAACGAAATCAGGCCGCGTTCCGGATTGCTTTCACATCCGCCGACGATTGTATAGGTTACCTCTTTATCATTATCGAGGTCACATAATACGACGGTAGAGCCGAAACTCACTCGGGCATGTTCAAGTTCACTCGGATCAACGATCTGAGCACGGGAAATGACTTCTCCAAGTTCAGCTATTCGGCTACCGATAAACGCCTGTTTTTCGCGTGCGGCATGATATTCGGAATTCTCTTTTAAATCGCCGTACTCTTTGGCACGGTCTATCTCAACATTAACTGCCGGTAAATCGACATTTTTGAGGGTATTCAGCTCATCACTTAATCGCTGAAACCCGTATTTGGTCATGGGTTCTTTTTGTTCCACTGTATGCTCCGCAGAAATAATAATGAAGCATTATACCAAAGCTATTGGCTCAATACCCGATGATACTCATATGATTGGGTGATTTTTTCGCCGTTTTTTTCTCTATGGCAAATGTTCGTTGAAGATGTTCGGAGGTGGCGATGGCCGATGTACCCCCCATCCTGACCACGACAGAGCTCACTCCGAGCAATTTAAACTCACGCATATTACCTTCTCGATCCTCAGCGACGATACATCCGCGTTCACGGTCTTTTGGCTCATAAAATTCCCGGACCTCATCACTGAAAGTAAGTATGAGTCTCTCGATTTCATTGCATACCCGATCAAAGGTATGCTCATTCTTCAATGTTGCCCCGACAAAAAAATCATCGCCGCCGATGTGTCCTTTGAAATACTCCTGAGAAAGGACTTTATGCATTAAATCGGTAAACAGCAAAATGACCCGATCTCCGTTGCGAAATCCGTAATAATCGTTATAGGGTTTAAAATGGTCAAAATCAAAATACGCCAATACCGCATCCGTTCCGCTTTCGATGATAGAGGCGGTATATTCATTGATTCTAAAGTTCCCCGGCAAACGTGTCAGAGGGTTCTCGTCCCGTGCACGAATGAGATTGCGTTCATGGACCACTTCAATCATCTCCCGTGCACTGAGATAGCCTATGTAACGCGAAGACTCCATCACCAAAACCCCAGGAGCGTTTTGAGAAAGGGAAAAAAGCTCAATAATCGTCTCCAGAGGCATCGTCAAATCAACGACGGGAATCGGTTCGATATACGTCTCCAATGCCGAAAGATTCGAAGAGCGATTTTGGGTTAACGAGCGGCCGTATGGGGAACAGGCGATTGATTTTAACTGATGCTCATGCACAATCCCTATCGGATGCATCGACGTGTCGACAACCGGCACCAAAAACATCTCTTTATTTTCATTAAGCAAATTCAGCAAGCTCTCCATACTGTCCCCGATCATAATCGGTTTTAGCACTTCAAGCCGTTTCAGAATAATATTTTCGTCACTTTTTGAACGTTTATTCTGAACGAAGTTACTCGCCACCTGAGGATACTTATGCATTATTTGGGTACAGTCAAGTGTAGGGCGTTGGATGAAATACCCCTGCACCATCTGACATCCGATCTCTTTACACACCAGCAGTTCCCGTTCGTTTTCAACCCCTTCGGCGATTACACGGCATCCCAACAAGGTTGCAAGCTGGACCATATTGCGTGCCAACAGCTTTTTTTTCGGCTCTTTATCGATCGAGGTTAAGAAAAAACGGTCGATTTTGATAATATCCGGTGCGCAGTGATAGAGCAGTTTGTAGCCTGAATGCCCTATTCCGAAATCGTCAATCGCGATGCAAAACCCTTCATCGCGGTAATGAAGCATAAGTTTGGTGAAATGTTCCGTATCGATAATCTCATTATGTTCCGAAACTTCAAATACCATGGCTTTGGTATCGATACCGTAGCGTCTGAGGATATGGACCGTATTTCCTTTGGAAAAATTGGTCATTTCCAAAACACGGTTATCGATATTGTAGAAAAGCTTTATATTCTCGTATCCTTCGATCAAAGAGAATTTTTCAATGACCTTCTCACGAAGACGCAAATCGAAGGTATAGAGGATATTTTCTTCGTACAATCGATCAAAAAATGAGGCAATAGAGTCATACCCGAGCGTATCCGTCCCGCGTAGCAAAGCTTCAACTCCAAAAATTGCCCCGGAATGGATGTCGACAATCGGCTGAAATGCCACATCCAAAATTTCGAGAAAATGATGATAAATAGGGTGTAATGGTTCCATAACAAAGAGTATAAAATACTCTTGT encodes:
- a CDS encoding UDP-2,3-diacylglucosamine diphosphatase, with product MKHSAFLKSHMSPKTLLPGAILIADAHCAPWRTSLIDFLHALDSGEITTPQLILMGDVFDMLYGPIPRTYGYNTEGLEILNRLSRRIEIFYLEGNHDFLMTDLLPHVEVVRREHQPLVMTYDGKNIALSHGDSAMGWGYELYTALIRSPLVLAVLRAIDTMGNGFIVSWLEKQMKRKSHCRSIENFKELIERRLSSFHLESIDVLIEGHFHQNQTFEIHGIQYINLAAFACNERYFSVQSIQNQPLLHEAVFRKEPL
- a CDS encoding chemotaxis protein; translated protein: MKGQGDVLKVGTNEMELVDFRIFKREGDEIYEGIYGVNVAKVREIIRFPKLTELPGTPDFIEGIFDLRGVVIPVVNLAKWMGVDAPEEMARESRVIITEFNNILIGFVVHEAKRIRRINWKDIEPASFMSSSGGLDGSKITGVTRIEDDGVLLILDLEGVVQELGLYQPSSGKLEDGKYRFSGHVLLLDDSSTARRIIKEALEQMGFDVIEATDGQQGLKILEDLYRAYGTNLSSKLRLIASDIEMPLMDGFHFAANVKSDERFKMIPIVFNSSISDHFSEIRGKEAGGEAYLVKFDSNLFYDEVARVVRAHIL
- the argC gene encoding N-acetyl-gamma-glutamyl-phosphate reductase, which encodes MKAINVGIIGVSGYTGLELVKMLVSHPIFTLTYCANTEGETTIAALHPSLAGVCDLSVDKVDLDRAAASCELIFLALPHKTAMQTAKGLLERGVKVVDLSADYRLSQENYEAFYCEHEDIENLSHAVYSIPELHGNRAEGAQLIANPGCHVTAALMALAPFLDQIDLGTPIFIDSKTGVSGAGKSPSAGTHYVSVNDNINCYNILKHRHAVEIEQHASDLCGNAIRVTFVPSLVPMTRGMLACVYATLKTECDPLVMMEMYYADKPFVRVRNAPPHTKMTSGTNFADVYAARHGNALVAMCAIDNLMRGASSQALANANIMMGLDETLGIPKIAYVP
- a CDS encoding GGDEF domain-containing protein, with amino-acid sequence MEPLHPIYHHFLEILDVAFQPIVDIHSGAIFGVEALLRGTDTLGYDSIASFFDRLYEENILYTFDLRLREKVIEKFSLIEGYENIKLFYNIDNRVLEMTNFSKGNTVHILRRYGIDTKAMVFEVSEHNEIIDTEHFTKLMLHYRDEGFCIAIDDFGIGHSGYKLLYHCAPDIIKIDRFFLTSIDKEPKKKLLARNMVQLATLLGCRVIAEGVENERELLVCKEIGCQMVQGYFIQRPTLDCTQIMHKYPQVASNFVQNKRSKSDENIILKRLEVLKPIMIGDSMESLLNLLNENKEMFLVPVVDTSMHPIGIVHEHQLKSIACSPYGRSLTQNRSSNLSALETYIEPIPVVDLTMPLETIIELFSLSQNAPGVLVMESSRYIGYLSAREMIEVVHERNLIRARDENPLTRLPGNFRINEYTASIIESGTDAVLAYFDFDHFKPYNDYYGFRNGDRVILLFTDLMHKVLSQEYFKGHIGGDDFFVGATLKNEHTFDRVCNEIERLILTFSDEVREFYEPKDRERGCIVAEDREGNMREFKLLGVSSVVVRMGGTSAIATSEHLQRTFAIEKKTAKKSPNHMSIIGY
- the greA gene encoding transcription elongation factor GreA gives rise to the protein MEQKEPMTKYGFQRLSDELNTLKNVDLPAVNVEIDRAKEYGDLKENSEYHAAREKQAFIGSRIAELGEVISRAQIVDPSELEHARVSFGSTVVLCDLDNDKEVTYTIVGGCESNPERGLISFNSPLAKQLLGREEGDDFKARLPGGEKSFEVLEVKYQEIVFESH
- a CDS encoding chemotaxis protein CheW — translated: MDEFQEILQDFLVESFELIEQLDQDLVELESRPDDLDLLNRIFRVAHTIKGASSFLNFDVLTHLTHHMENLLNMARHGDLVIDADVMDVILESIDLMKALLVRIRDSGEDSGLEISGCVMRLDAVANGTALGETVAPPAAPAAPVSKPEPVVTAAAVEEEPDYAGMSDAEVEAEIERLLAQRQAEDAAKRASHAAAASTPVAAEEEEPDYSGMSEAEVEAEIERLIAVRQAEDAAKRAQKKEEEKAPKAEPTPAPVPVAPPVAAPQPKVETKPAPVARRAEAKEDGEARGGSSVEQTIRVDVKRLDHLMNLIGELVLGKNRLIKINDDVEERYEGEAFLEELNQVVSIVSLVTTDLQIAVMKTRMLPIGKVFNKFPRMIRDLSRELNKKIELEITGEETELDKSIVEEIGDPLVHIIRNSCDHGIETPEVRLASGKEETGTIHLKAYHEGNHIVIQIVDDGKGLDADMLKSKSIEKGVITEKEADGMSEKEAFGLIFRPGFSTATQVTSVSGRGVGMDVVKTNIEKLNGMIDIDSEVGQGTSMKLKIPLTLAIIQALLVGVQEEYYAIPLASVLETVRISKDEIYTVESRSVMRLRDEVLSLVHIGDIFEVERVFDNSEHAYVVVLGLAESKIGLIVDSLVGQEEIVIKSLGEYLKGIEGIAGATIRGDGGVTLIVDVAALMQMAKSVKSTVGQESSEAKGRGGAKNSASDYCVMIVDDSKTDRTIMRKSLEPMGITLVEATDGVEALNILKQGDHIFDAMLIDIEMPRMDGYSLAAEIKKYNKYKNLPLIAVTSRTGKADRMRGVESGMVEYITKPYSPEYLMNVVKRNIKFNEGL